In Arcobacter sp. CECT 8983, the DNA window ATCAGCAAGTGTAGATTTCCCATGGTCGATATGAGCAATAATACTAAAGTTTCTAATATTTTTTTGCAAAATTAAATTCCTATATTTATAATAATTTCGCGATTATATCTAAAGTTTTGTAAGTTTATAGTTAAGTTTTAAGTTTAGTAGAATAAAGTACAGGAAGACCCTGTACTTTGATAAGATTATTATCTGTAAATTGAACCTTCAACTCTTCTGTTTTGTGCTCTACCTTCAGCAGTTTCATTTGTTGCTTTAGGTTTTGTTTCACCATATCCAGTTGAGTTAAATCTTGATTTATCAACACCTTGTGCCTCAAGTGCTTTAACAGTAGAAGCCGCTCTTCTTTCTGATAAGTCTTGGTTATATTCTTTTGTACCAATTGAGTCTGTATGTGCTTCAATTTTCCCTTTTACAGAAGGGAATTTTTTCATGAAATCAGCAAATTTTTTGATTTTAGAATCATATTCATTGTTAATTCTTGCACTATCAAAGTCAAAGTTGATATTTAAGTTTACTTTTAAAGAACATCCATTTTGGTCAACAATATCACCTTTTGGTGTGTCAGGACATTTATCATTAATATCTGCAACACCATCACCGTCACTATCAACTTGTTTTTCAGTTACAGGTGTTGGTTCAGGAGTAGGCTCTTGTTTTTTTGGAGTAGGAGCTGCTTTTTCACCAAATGGAATAGCTAGACCCACAGTATAAACTAAGTTATTGTCTCTATCATTAGTATTAACTAAATGTCTAATGTCTGTTTTAAGTGCCATATCATTAGAGAACTCATATCTTAAACCAATACCATAGTTTCCAAATAAAGCAGTCTTGTTTCCAAGCTCTTCATTTTCGAAGTGCTCTAAACCAAAACCAACTAATCCATATAAAGAAGTATTATCAGTTAGTTCATAATTCTTTACAAAGTTAGTAAATAATCTTGTAATATCAGTATCTTCATTTATTCCATCATAGTCAACTTGCTCTAATGAACTTAAAATACCTATTTCAATTTGGTCATAAATTGTGTCATCAAAGTTTACACCAAAACTTAAACCACCAATTGCGTAGTGGTCATCATCTAAGTTTAAATTACCTTCTGCAACATTACCACCAATCATTGGAGTAATTTCATATTTGTAATCACTATTGGCTGCAAATGCAAGAGATGCACATAAGGCCGCAGATAAAATTATCTTTTTCATATTATTTCCTTTTGTGTTTATTACTATGATAACTAATAAATAATTAATTTAGAATTTAAATAATTATTTAATTTTAACTAGTCAATAAAAATTGAGTTAACTGATTCGTTATGAGTAATTCTTCTAATAGTTTCACCCATAATTTTAGCAGCACTTAATACTGTAATCTTTTCACTTTTTCCATGCATTGGAATAGTATCAGAAATAATTAATTCATCTAATGTTCCATTATTAATTCTATCAAATGCAGGTCCTGAAAGCACACCATGAGTACAGCAAGCCATAACTGATGTTGCACCTTTTTTCTTTAATACTTCAGCAGCTTTTACTAAAGTACCAGCTGTATCAACCATATCATCTACTAAAATAACATCTTTCCCTTCTACATCCCCAATGATATTCATAACTTCAGCAACATTAGCTTTTTCTCTTTTTTTATCAACTATTACTAAATCATATCCTAATTTATCAGCATATGATCTTGCTCTTGCAACTCCTCCAATATCCGGACTTGCAATAATTGGGTTTTTAAGGTTTTTATTTCTTAAATGACTTACGAATAAAACAGAACCATATAAGTTATCAACTGGAATATTGAAAAAACCTTGAATTTGAGCAGCATGTAAATCAATAGTAATCATTCTATCAATTCCAGCAGCTTCTAACATATCAGCTACTAATTTCGCAGAAATTGGAACTCTAGGAGCGGCTTTTCTATCTTGTCTAGCATATCCATAATATGGTATAACAGCAGAAATAGAAGCAGCACTACTTCTTTTTAATGCGTCAATCATAATTAAAAGTTCCATTAAGTGGTCATTAGTTGGAGCACATGTTGGCTGAACGATAAATACGTCTTGTCCTCTTACACTCTCTTTGATTTGTACAGAGATTTCACCATCACTAAATTTATTAATCGAAGCTTCTCCAACTTCAACGTTTAGGTATTTCCCAACTTTTTTAGCAAATTCAGGGTTAGCAGTACCACTAAAAAGCTTATATTTTGACATTAGATTTCCTTATGTGTAGTAAGTATTATTGTGTGATTTTATCCAAAATGTTCTTATATTGAATTTACGTAGAATAAATATTACAAATATAGAATAATATACTTGATTATATAAGTAGAGTAAAGCAGTAACTAAGAGCTAAAACTCTTAGTTTTTGATTATGAAGAAGATTTAATCCAAGCACTTCCCAGAACTTTATCATCTTCATAGAAAACAGCTAACTGTCCAGCTGCAACTGAAAAGGCAGGCTCTTTTAAAGAAATCTTTGCTTTATTATCTTCAATTGTTACTTTACAAGGAACTGATACTGATCTATATCTTAGTTTTACTGTACAGTCAAACTCTTTTTTATCAATAAACATATTTACATTTTCAGCTTCTACATTATTAATTGCTAAGGCTTGTTTTTTACCAACAACAATTGTATTATTCTTTGGGTTTAGTTTTGTTACAAAATGAGGTTCTTGAGCTCCATAGACTGTAAAACCTCTTCTTTTACCAATTGTATAGTGCATATAACCTTTATGCTCTCCTACAATATTGCCACTATCATCTAATACTTTTCCTGGCATATCAATATTTGCATGTCTTTTTACAACATCTGTATAAACAGTTTCAACAAAGCAGATTTCTTGGGATTCATTTTTTTCTGTAATTTTTTTATATGCTACATCAAGTTTTGCGCCAAATTTAATGATGTCTTCTTTTTTATAAGTACTTAGTGGAAACATCATATATGGTAAGGCTTCTTTATCTACTTGTGATAAAAAATAGCTTTGATCTTTTGTATTATCATCAGCTTCATAGATAAATTTCCCATCTGTTTTTGCATAATGACCTGTAGCTAAATATGAAGCATTATGTTCTTTTGCAAAATCAAGCATAGCTCCAAATTTAATTTGTCTATTACATTTTACACATGGGTTTGGTGTTGTACCTTCTAAATATGAATCAACAAAATAGTTATATACTTCTTCTTCAAATTTATGGGTTAAATCTAATACATGGTATTTAATATTTAAGAACTTTGCTACATCTTCTATATAACTTAAGTTTTGCTCATGATAACCATCGGTTCTATTGTGAAGTTTTAAATAACAACCTTCAACTTCGAAGCCTTCTATTTGAAGCATGTAGGCAGTAACGGAAGAATCAATTCCTCCACTCATACCTACCATTACTTTTTTCATTTTATTTGTAGTCACTTATAAAACCACCACCAAGACAATACTGTCCATCATATAAAACAAGACTTTGTCCTAAAGTTACAGCTCTTTGAGGTTTATCAAATTTAACTAAAACTTTATCTTCATTTACTTCAACTACTGTACAAGCTTGTTTTTGTTGTCTATATCTTATTTGAGCTACTAATTTATCACCAACTTTTGGTGCCTCTTCTAGTACCCAATGCATATGAGAAGCTTCAACTGTTTGGCTCATAAGTAGTGGATGGTTTGTATCTTGAACTACTGTTAAAGTATTGTTTTTTATATCTTTTTTAGCAGCATACCATGATTTGTGAGTGTTGTTTTCACCTTCAAGTCCTTTGATTCCACCAAGACCAATACCTTTTCTTTGACCTAATGTGTAACAAATAAGACCTTTGTGTTTTCCTAAAACTTTTCCATTTTCATCTATCATGTCACCAGGGATTGCTTTAAGATGTTGAGTAATAAAGTCATCAAATCTTTGATTTCCAATAAAACAAATACCTGTACTATCTTTTTTATCACTTACAGGTAGGTTATTTTCTCTTGCTATTTCTCTAACTTCTGTTTTAGTTAAATCTCCAAGTGGAAACATTGCATGAGATAGTTGTTCACTTGAAAGAGCATGTAAGAAATATGATTGGTCTTTTGAACTATCTTTTGGAGTATCTAATACAAAATGGTCTTTATATTTAGCAATCTTTGCATAATGACCAGTTGCTATCATATCTACACCCATTTTCTTTGCTTCATTTAAAAATACATTAAATTTAATTTCTCTATTACAAAGAATATCAGGATTAGGAGTAAGACCTTTTTTTAAACCTTCTAAAAATACATCAAATACTTTTGTTCTGTACTCTTCAACAAAGTCTTTACCTTTTACTTCAATACCTATTATTTCACCAACTCTTTTTGCATCTTCGAACTCTATTCTATTAGGACATTGGCTACCTTTGATTCCATATTCCCAATTTCTCATAAATAAGCCTACTACATCATAGCCTTGTTGTTTTAATAATAATGCTGTAACAGAAGAGTCAACACCACCTGACATTCCAACAACAACTTTCTTTTTCATTATTTAACCTTTCTAAAATTCTTAGAACAAAAGATAATATCTTTTTATTAAGTATTTATCTATATATTCTTTTTTATAATCTATTCATATAATTTAAAGGAATAATCACTGATTCTCTATTTGCCCAGTCTTTATGAGGAATAATAAGTTTTTTTGTATTTAATTTTTTATTATCAAAAAATATTATATCAATATCTAAGGTTCTAGGCGCATCTTGAAAGGACCGCTTTCTTCCAAATCGATTTTCTAATCTTTGCATATGTTTTAAAAACTCATTTGGTGCTAGATTAGTTTTAAGTATTATTATACCATTTAAAAATGGTTTTTGTTTTAAATATCCAAAAGGAGGATTTAAAAGTAAAGGAGAAGTCATAAGTAAATCAAATTTTGTATTTTGATTTAAACATAAGACTAGTTTATTAAATAATTTTTTTGTGTCCCCAATATTTCCCCCAATACCTATAGTTACAAGGTGTTTTTTATTTGTAAAAGTATTAAAAACTTTTGGAAAGTTAGTAGAATAAAAAAGTGTAAGTTCTTTTGATAATATTTTTTTCATAATTTCCTTTTAAAATATAAAACTTATTAAGTTAGTCAAGATTTTATTTTTAATATTTTTTATTTATAAAATCTCTGCTTTTCCATTTTTCATAACAACTGTATCTTCAATTCTAACTCCAAATTTATTTGGAAGATAAATACCTGGTTCTATTGTAAATACCATATTATTTTCAATAATTACATCAGATTTACTATTAATATTTGGGAATTCATGAATATCAAGCCCTACACCATGACCAGTACTATGTACAAAATATTTTCCAAAACCTGCTTTTTCGATTACATCTCTAGTAAGTTTGTCAATTTCACTAGCTTTCATTCCCACTCTTGCTTTAGAAATAGCATTAAGTTGAGCTTTATATACCAAGTCATAAACTTTTTGTTCTTCTTTATTTTTAAACTTTTGTTCCCTTTTAAAATTAAAAGTTTCAAAATCAACATGAGCTGTACAAGTTCTATCAGAACAATATCTTTTGTATTTTACTCCTGCATCTACTAGAAGTAAATCATTTAATTTTAGTTTCTTTTTAGTTGGCAAGGCATGGGGTTTTGCTGCATTTTCGTTTATTGCAACAATTGGATCAAAACTTAAATCATATTTTCCAGTTTGTGACATTTTTTCTATTGCTTTAAAATGTAAGAAGTTTTCTTCTTCTTTGAAACCATTTTTTCTAATATATTTTGCTAGTTTTTTAAAACCTTTTTTGCCTATCATTGAAGCTTTTTTTAGAAACTCAATCTCTTCATCTGTTTTAATTATTCTTTTTAGTTTTGAGAAGTTTTCTCTTTGAATAAACTCTATTTTTAAATTATCTGTTAATTTTTGGTATAAAGAGTATGTAAAATCATTTGGGTCAAAAACTATTTTTTTAATTTTTGAATTTTTTAATATTTTTTGTGCATCTTTAACTAAATCAGAGCTTTCTATAACTTGACAATTTTTTGCAAACTCTTTAGCTTCTATTGTGTATCTTGCATCTGTAATAAAAAAGCTATCTTTTTCTAGCTTTATAAATATTACATTGTCACAAGAAAAACCACACTCATAGTAGATGGCGTTTTCATCTAATAATAAATAATTTTTCATAATTCATCTTTCATTAACTAAATTTTAAATATAATCTTACCCAAAAATCATAAAAGGAATATAATATGAAAATTGCAGTTATTCAAGGTCCAAATTTAAATATGTTAGGTGTTAGAGAACAACATATTTATGGTCCTATGTCTTTAGATCAAATTCATGAACAAATGAAAGCTAGTGCAGCACAAAATGATGTTGAATTAGAGTTTTTTCAATCAAATTTAGAAGGTGAAATTGTAGATAGAATTCAAGAGTGTTTAGGTACAGTTGATGGTATTTTAATTAATCCAGCAGCATTTTCTCACACATCAATTGCTATTAAAGATGCACTAAGTGCAGTAAATCTTCCAACTGTAGAAGTACATATTTCAAATATTTACAAAAGAGAAGAGTTTAGACAAAAATCAATCACTGCAGCTGCATCAACTGGTGTTATCACAGGATTTGGTCCATTCTCTTACCACTTAGGACTTATCTCTTTAACTCAAATTATTTCAGAAGTAAAAGCAGCTCATCAAGCACAACAAGAAGCAGCAGCTAAAGCTAAAGCACAAGTACAAGAGAAATAATTAATGAAAATTCTAAGTGCCTCATGGATAATAACTTGCAATGAAGATAGTACCATCATAAAAGATGGTGCTATAGTTTTTGATGAAAAAATTATTGATGTAGGTACTAAAGAGTACATTGAAAATAAGTACACAGGAATTGAAATTGAGTTTTTAGGCGAAAACTCAGTTTTAATGCCAGGACTTATAAACTCACATGTACACTTAGAGTTTTCTTCAAATGCAACTACTTTAAAGTATGGAAACTTTATGCAATGGCTAAACTCTGTTATTGCATCAAGAGAAGAGTTAGTTGAAAAAGCAACTAGTAAACTTATTTCTAAAAAGTTATCTAAAATGCTTAAAAGTGGTACTACTACAATAGGAGCTATCTCTTCATACTCTTTAGATATAGAACCATGTGTAAAATCTCCTATTAATACAGTATTTTTTACTGAAGTAATTGGAAGCAAAGCTGATATGATAGATAACTTGTTTGCAGATTTTAAAGCAAGACTAAATACAGCAAAAAAGAATGCGAGCAAAAGCTTCATTCCAGCAATTGCAATACACTCGCCATATTCAGTTCATCCATTTTTAATAAGGGAGACTTTAAATCTTGCAAGAAAAGATAAACTTGCAGTTAGTTCTCACTTTTTAGAATCACCAGAAGAGTTTGAGTGGTTACACCGTGATGAAGGTAGTTTCTTAGAGTTTTTTAAGAACTTTTTAGGGCAAGAAAAAAGTGTTACAAAACCAATGGAATTTTTAAATCAATTTAAAGATATAGACAATCTTTCATTTACTCATTGTGTTGAGGCAAGTGATAATGACTTAAAAAAGATAAAAGAGCTTAATGCTTTTATAAATCATTGTGTAACTTCTAATAGATTA includes these proteins:
- a CDS encoding OmpA family protein, with translation MKKIILSAALCASLAFAANSDYKYEITPMIGGNVAEGNLNLDDDHYAIGGLSFGVNFDDTIYDQIEIGILSSLEQVDYDGINEDTDITRLFTNFVKNYELTDNTSLYGLVGFGLEHFENEELGNKTALFGNYGIGLRYEFSNDMALKTDIRHLVNTNDRDNNLVYTVGLAIPFGEKAAPTPKKQEPTPEPTPVTEKQVDSDGDGVADINDKCPDTPKGDIVDQNGCSLKVNLNINFDFDSARINNEYDSKIKKFADFMKKFPSVKGKIEAHTDSIGTKEYNQDLSERRAASTVKALEAQGVDKSRFNSTGYGETKPKATNETAEGRAQNRRVEGSIYR
- a CDS encoding ribose-phosphate pyrophosphokinase, with the protein product MSKYKLFSGTANPEFAKKVGKYLNVEVGEASINKFSDGEISVQIKESVRGQDVFIVQPTCAPTNDHLMELLIMIDALKRSSAASISAVIPYYGYARQDRKAAPRVPISAKLVADMLEAAGIDRMITIDLHAAQIQGFFNIPVDNLYGSVLFVSHLRNKNLKNPIIASPDIGGVARARSYADKLGYDLVIVDKKREKANVAEVMNIIGDVEGKDVILVDDMVDTAGTLVKAAEVLKKKGATSVMACCTHGVLSGPAFDRINNGTLDELIISDTIPMHGKSEKITVLSAAKIMGETIRRITHNESVNSIFID
- the mnmA gene encoding tRNA 2-thiouridine(34) synthase MnmA, whose product is MKKVMVGMSGGIDSSVTAYMLQIEGFEVEGCYLKLHNRTDGYHEQNLSYIEDVAKFLNIKYHVLDLTHKFEEEVYNYFVDSYLEGTTPNPCVKCNRQIKFGAMLDFAKEHNASYLATGHYAKTDGKFIYEADDNTKDQSYFLSQVDKEALPYMMFPLSTYKKEDIIKFGAKLDVAYKKITEKNESQEICFVETVYTDVVKRHANIDMPGKVLDDSGNIVGEHKGYMHYTIGKRRGFTVYGAQEPHFVTKLNPKNNTIVVGKKQALAINNVEAENVNMFIDKKEFDCTVKLRYRSVSVPCKVTIEDNKAKISLKEPAFSVAAGQLAVFYEDDKVLGSAWIKSSS
- the mnmA gene encoding tRNA 2-thiouridine(34) synthase MnmA, coding for MKKKVVVGMSGGVDSSVTALLLKQQGYDVVGLFMRNWEYGIKGSQCPNRIEFEDAKRVGEIIGIEVKGKDFVEEYRTKVFDVFLEGLKKGLTPNPDILCNREIKFNVFLNEAKKMGVDMIATGHYAKIAKYKDHFVLDTPKDSSKDQSYFLHALSSEQLSHAMFPLGDLTKTEVREIARENNLPVSDKKDSTGICFIGNQRFDDFITQHLKAIPGDMIDENGKVLGKHKGLICYTLGQRKGIGLGGIKGLEGENNTHKSWYAAKKDIKNNTLTVVQDTNHPLLMSQTVEASHMHWVLEEAPKVGDKLVAQIRYRQQKQACTVVEVNEDKVLVKFDKPQRAVTLGQSLVLYDGQYCLGGGFISDYK
- the folK gene encoding 2-amino-4-hydroxy-6-hydroxymethyldihydropteridine diphosphokinase yields the protein MKKILSKELTLFYSTNFPKVFNTFTNKKHLVTIGIGGNIGDTKKLFNKLVLCLNQNTKFDLLMTSPLLLNPPFGYLKQKPFLNGIIILKTNLAPNEFLKHMQRLENRFGRKRSFQDAPRTLDIDIIFFDNKKLNTKKLIIPHKDWANRESVIIPLNYMNRL
- a CDS encoding M24 family metallopeptidase is translated as MKNYLLLDENAIYYECGFSCDNVIFIKLEKDSFFITDARYTIEAKEFAKNCQVIESSDLVKDAQKILKNSKIKKIVFDPNDFTYSLYQKLTDNLKIEFIQRENFSKLKRIIKTDEEIEFLKKASMIGKKGFKKLAKYIRKNGFKEEENFLHFKAIEKMSQTGKYDLSFDPIVAINENAAKPHALPTKKKLKLNDLLLVDAGVKYKRYCSDRTCTAHVDFETFNFKREQKFKNKEEQKVYDLVYKAQLNAISKARVGMKASEIDKLTRDVIEKAGFGKYFVHSTGHGVGLDIHEFPNINSKSDVIIENNMVFTIEPGIYLPNKFGVRIEDTVVMKNGKAEIL
- the aroQ gene encoding type II 3-dehydroquinate dehydratase; this encodes MKIAVIQGPNLNMLGVREQHIYGPMSLDQIHEQMKASAAQNDVELEFFQSNLEGEIVDRIQECLGTVDGILINPAAFSHTSIAIKDALSAVNLPTVEVHISNIYKREEFRQKSITAAASTGVITGFGPFSYHLGLISLTQIISEVKAAHQAQQEAAAKAKAQVQEK
- a CDS encoding metal-dependent hydrolase translates to MKILSASWIITCNEDSTIIKDGAIVFDEKIIDVGTKEYIENKYTGIEIEFLGENSVLMPGLINSHVHLEFSSNATTLKYGNFMQWLNSVIASREELVEKATSKLISKKLSKMLKSGTTTIGAISSYSLDIEPCVKSPINTVFFTEVIGSKADMIDNLFADFKARLNTAKKNASKSFIPAIAIHSPYSVHPFLIRETLNLARKDKLAVSSHFLESPEEFEWLHRDEGSFLEFFKNFLGQEKSVTKPMEFLNQFKDIDNLSFTHCVEASDNDLKKIKELNAFINHCVTSNRLLNNTKLDIDRLIDLKVPFTIGTDGLSSNNSLSMFDELRNCLMVHVDKNPISFSKNLLEAATKNAAKALSLQKGELEKNKDADIIVITLPDTIKDEEDLCMNVILHTKFVNKVFIGGQNA